Within the Thalassotalea ponticola genome, the region GGCAGCCATGACCACACATTTGGATGTAGTAAGTGCAGAAGAGAGCTTATTCTCTGGTCGCGTTGAATCATTGCAAATTACGGGTAGTGAAGGTGAGCTAGGTATTATGCCTGGTCACGCACCTTTGTTAACTACACTTAAACCAGGTATGGCGCGTATTGTTAAACAGCATGGCGAAGAAGAGGTAATTTACCTTTCAGGCGGCATGTTGGAAGTTCAACCGGGTTCAGTTACCGTATTGGCAGATGTTGCCGTACGCGGTGGTGAACTGGATGAACAAGCTGCTTTAGAAGCCAAGCAACGTGCCGAAGAGCACATTGCCAACGCATCAGCTGATGTTGATTATGCAGAAGTTGCTGCAGAGCTAGCCAGAGCGGTAGCGCAATTACGTGTTATCCAGGAAGCAAACAAGTACAGAAAGTAAGCACTTACTTTGTTTTAAAAAGGCGCCTTATGGCGCCTTTTTGTTTTGGTTGTGTTAGTGAACAGATGCTTAGTTAGTATACAAGCTAGTTCGTTAACATCTATATCACTAGCGATGCTTTTGCTGTGGTCTGTGCTGGCGCTGTTGAGGCGCTCTGGGTTGTGATCTGGGTT harbors:
- a CDS encoding F0F1 ATP synthase subunit epsilon; protein product: MAAMTTHLDVVSAEESLFSGRVESLQITGSEGELGIMPGHAPLLTTLKPGMARIVKQHGEEEVIYLSGGMLEVQPGSVTVLADVAVRGGELDEQAALEAKQRAEEHIANASADVDYAEVAAELARAVAQLRVIQEANKYRK